In Leptolyngbya sp. O-77, the genomic window ATGCCCACCTGGCCCAGCGGCAGATTGTTCCACAGGTGCAGCCCGATGATCGCGTCCACATCGGGATTTTTCAGCACGCCCGCCGCCACCATCGGCTGCGCGCCGCCGGGCCCTTCCTCCGCTGGCTGAAAGATAAACTTGACCGTGCCCGCAAAGTCCCGATGCTGCGACAGGTAATAGGCCGTGCCAAGGGCGATCGCCACATGCCCATCGTGCCCGCAGGCGTGCATCCGCCCGTCGTGCTGCGAGCGATAGTCCACCTCGTTTTCTTCCTGAATCGGCAGCGCGTCCATGTCGGCACGGATGGCCAACACCGGCCCAGGGCGATCGCCCTCCACCAAGGCCACAATGCCCGTCTGCGCCACCCCCACTTCATGCTCAATGCCCCACTCGCGCAGCTTGGCGGCGATAAAATCCGCCGTGAACTGCTCCTGAAAGCCTAGTTCCGGTCGCTGATGGAGCTGTCGCCGCCACACCGAAAGCTGCGGCTGCAAGGCGCGGATCTGGAGCCGGATGCGAGAGGTATCAACCGAAGGCGAGGCAGTGACAGTGAAAACCATTGTAGTTAGGGGTTAGAGGTTGGGGGTTAGGGGTTAGGCGCGTCCCTTCACATAATCCATGATTACAAATCTTCTTAATCTCACCCCATCACCCCATCACTCCATCACTCCCTCTCACTCCCGCAGACTGTGCAAAATCTCCCGCTTGAGGCTGAGAAACTCCGGAGACAGCTTCAGATCCAGATCGCGCTGTTCAGGCAGATCGATGGGGACTTCTTGCTTGAGGCGGCCGGGGCGGCTGCTCATGACGTGGACGCGCTGCGACAGGTAAATGGCTTCTTCGACATCGTGGGTAATCATCAGCACGGTGATGTGGGTCTGCTGCCAGAGGTCTTGCAGAAATTGTTGCATCTGCTCTTTGGTCTGAGCATCCAGTGCGCCGAAGGGTTCGTCCATGAGCAGCACTTCGGGTTCGGTGGCCAGGGCGCGGGCGATCGCCACTCGCTGCTTCATGCCGCCAGAAAGCTGCTTGGGGTAAGCTCCGGCAAACTGCGTCAGCCCTACAGTGTTGAGGTAGTAAGCGACGCGCTCTTGCTGCTGCGCTTTGGGCATTTTTTGCAGTCGCAGCCCAAAGGCAACGTTTTGCGCCACGGTTAGCCAGGGATAGAGCGTGTAGCTCTGGAACACCATGCCTCGATCGGCTCCCGGCCCCGGCACCACCTGCCCATCCACCCGCACTTCCCCGCTAGAGGGCGGCACCAGCCCCGCCACAATATTCAGCAGGGTAGACTTGCCGCAGCCCGAAGCCCCCACCAGACAGACAAATTCACGCGGAAAGATCTCCAGGTTAATCTCGTCTAAGACCTGAAGCAGCTTGCCCTGTACCCGATAGGACTTGGACACCTGGCACACTTCGAGCTTGGGCAACGCAGCGGATTCAGCAGCAAAATCAGGCATGGAGGGCGATCGCCAAAGGCTTCAGCACAAGGAGAATTGCCCAAAGTATAGCCTCCGCCCCCGCCCCGTTTGGTACTTTAGGTGTCAGGCTAAAGGCTTAGGCTGCGGGAGCGACAGTCCCAAAACCCAAAATCCCAAACCCAAAATCCCAAACCCAAAATCCCAAACCCCCCATTCTCTATGACCGCGCTCCCCGATCCCCCATTCGCGCCCGCGCCCAAACAATACCTCCAGCCCTCCGTCTTCTGGGGCATTCGTCAGGACTTTCCCAAACGGCTAGCGCTGCTGCTGATTGGGCTGGCGCTGGGGGTGCCGCTGCTGCTGTGGGCGATCGCCAGCTATGGCGGCTGGGTGCGACCGATATTTTTGCCCACGCCGACGGCTGTCGTTCAGGCGGGCATTGGGCTATTGCAGGATGGGCTGCTGCGCGATGTGCTGGCAAGCTGCGGTCGGGTGCTGGGGGGCTTTTTGCTGGCGGCGCTGGTGGGCGTGCCGATGGGCATTCTCATGGGCACGTTTGACAGCATGGAGAGTCTGTTTGCACCGCTGGTGGGCACGGTGCGCTACATGCCTGTGGTTGCCTTTGTGCCGCTGATTGTGATTTGGGTAGGGCTGGGGGAATGGTCGAAGGTGCTGATTATTTTTCTGGGCGTGGTGCTGTACAACGCCATCATGGTAGCGGATGCGGTGAAATTTATCCCCAACGAGATGATCCACGTTGCCTATACGCTGGGGGCCAAGCGGCGCGACGTGCTGTTTAGGGTGATCATGCCTGCGGTCTTTCCCAGCGTGCTGGATACGCTACGGGTGAATATTTCCGGCGCGTGGAACTATCTGGTGATTGCAGAATTGGTAGCAGCGCAGAGCGGGCTGGGCTTTCGCATCGTGCAGTCGCAGCGGTTTCTACAAACCGACAAGGTGCTGTTTTGCATTGCCATCATCGGCGGCATCGGGCTACTGCTGGACTACACGCTGCGGGCAATCTCGCGCCGCCTCACACCCTGGGCTGATCAAACCCGCTGAATCAGACAAACCGGCTGTTTCTGGTCATAGCAATGGGGAGTGCCCTTTCCTCTATTGCAATCATTAGGAAATCTTCAGATGGAATCACGGGCGATCGCCCCTCGGATTCTTGACGGCATCTTGAAGTTAAGGGACACTAACAACAAGAGTCATTACTATCCCTTCTACAACGTTTAGTTACGGTTTATCTCCAATTGACTCGATACATTTCTTTGGACTTGACCCAGCTTTTGAGCAAATTGCCGGATTTGGATTTCAGGAAATGTTGAGGGTCTGAGCCTTTAGGAAGCGTTGTGTTTTCCAAAAGTCCGTTGGCTTCGTTGGGCTTGCGGAGCAGCAAGGCAATTTTGAGGCAGGCGTTGTGGGGTGGATACAGACTTTGGCTTAATTTGGCTCAAACGTTCGTTCGATTTAGGATTCGCTGAACGTATGGAAACGCTAGAATTCATCATCTACCCCCGATGGTCGCGTGCAGGAAAAAAGTCACTGGCATTGTCGGTGCTTCCTGCGCCGAGGTCACTGCTGCGATTGAAGCGCAGTTAGGACAGGTGCTGAGCCAAGAGCCAACTTCTGAGTTTTTTGCACAGCCGAATACAGTCTCTCCGACCCAATCTCAGTCAGCCTTCAGCGAGTGGTAGGCTGAATTTTTCATCCAAACCTGCTGATCCTTGAGAGTTTCATTACTGTCGCTCCCCTCCTTTTATTCTTTGGTTTAGTTAGAAAACTCATGTCACACTTTAGCCAAATCAAAACTCAGATCCGCGATTTAACCTCCCTCCAGCAAGCCCTGACCGATTTGGGCGTGGAATGGAAGGCTGGCCCCCAGCCTGTGCGCGGCTATCGCGGACAAACCCACGAGGCAGAAGTCGTCATCGAGCAAGACAACGGCTACGATGTCGGCTTTAGTTGGAATGGTCAGGAATATGCACTGGTGTCTGACCTGCAATATTGGCAGCAGCCCTTGTCGGTCGATGGCTTTCTGCGCCGCGTGACCCAGCGCTACGCCTATCACACGGTGGTCAAGGAAACGACCCGCCAAGGCTTCCAGGTAGCCGAAGAGCAGCGCCAGTCCGACGGCTCGATCCGGCTGGTAGTGCAGCGCTGGAGCGCCTAGGTTTTCGAGCGATTCGCAGGACTATGAGGGGTCAGCCAGAGCGCTGACCTTTTGCTTATCTTCGTGCCTTTTGCGTATCTTCGTGCCCTTTGAAGTATTTTGAAGTGCAGTTTCATAGAAAAGCAGGTTAGGCCCGATTGGGGCGATCGCCCTATTGCGCTGACCGAACCGAGGTATATGGACGAATTCTCTTCCTCAAATCCGCCGTGGGATTCGGCAGAACCGACTGGACTGGAGCCAGAACTGGGCGGCGACTGGCGCGACTCGTCTGAGCGCACTGGCTTCGAGCCAGAACTAGGCGGCGAGGTGCGCCAGAAAGGGGTCTATGTGGATGAAGTGACCTGCATCGGCTGCAAGCACTGCGCTCACGTTGCCCGCAATACGTTTTTCATCGAGCCAGACTATGGGCGATCGCGCGTTATCCGCCAAGACGGCGACCTGGAGGAGGTCATCCAGGAAGCAATCGACACCTGCCCGGTGGACTGCATTCACTGGGTCGATTACACCGAACTCAAAAAGCTGGAAGAGGAGCGCCAGTATCAGGTGATTCCCGTCGCAGGCTTTCCGGTCGATCGCTCCCTGATTGCGGCCAATATGCGGCGGAAGCGGGCTGCGGCAAAGCGACGAAAGGCAGAGTGACCGGGATGATCGTGGGAGAGAGCTGAGGATAGCTGGGGATCGCCGGGAGATGGCAGGTAGCGATCGCCCCACCGCTCCAGCCCGATCACATCAAATTCAGCGGATCGACATCAATCGTCAAGCTGACACTCGTCGGGACGTGCGATCGCAGCGCTTTGAGCATTTCCCGCTCTGCATCCGAAAAGGTGTCGGCTTTCAGCAAAATCTGCCAGCGGTAGCGGTTGGCCACGCGGGCGATCGCCGCTGGGGCCGGCCCCAGCAATTCCGCCTGGGGAATCTGCCGAGCGAGTTGCGCCGCCAGGGTTTCTGCGGTGCGCTTGACGGCGGCATTATCCAGACCGCTAAGCCGCAGCAACACCAGTGACCGATAGGGCGGATAGCCCAAGCTCTGGCGGTGGGCCAGCTCTTGCTCGGCAAAGGGTTCGTACTGCTGTCCCTGCACGGCCTGAATCACCGGATGCTCTGGCGAGTAGGTCTGCACGATCACCCGCCCCGGTTCGCGGCCACGCCCTGCCCGCCCCGCCACCTGAAGCAGCATTTGAAACGCCCGCTCGCTGGCGCGGTAGTCTGCCAGGTGCAGCAGCCCGTCTGCCGCCACCACACCCACCAGCGTCACCTGGGGCAGATCGATGCCTTTGGTCAGCATTTGCGTCCCCACTAGCAAATCCGCCTCGCCTTGAGCAAAGCGGGTGAGGAGGGCCCGATGGCTGCCTTTGGCGCGGGTGGTGTCGCTGTCAAACCGCAGGCAGCGCAGGTCGGGCAGTTCGCGGGCGAGTTCCTGTACGACGCGCTGAGAGCCGCTGCCAAAGTGTTTCAGGTAGGGCGATTCGCACGCCGGGCAGCGATCGGGGTGGGTTTGCCCATAGCCGCAATAGTGGCATCGCAACGATTCATAGCCTTCTGCCTGCACCTGGTGATAGGTCAGCGAGATGTCGCAGTGGGGGCAGGTCATGACGTGGCCGCAACTCCGGCAGGAGACAAAGGTGCTGTGCCCCCGCCGATGGATGAATAAAATGCCCTGTCGTCGCTGCGATCGCAGTTCTATGAGCGCCTCTTGGAGCGATCGGCTAAAGATCGATCGGTTGCCCTGCTGAAGCTCGCGGCGCATGTCTACCACCTCGATGGGAGGCATCGGACGGGCGTGGATGCGCTGGGGAAGCGAGAGGGTGAGCAGGGCAGTGGGAGAGGGAATGGAAGCGCGGGCGGCCCAGGTGTCGAGGGCGGGGGTGGCAGAGCCGAGGAGCAGAGGGCAGTTGACCTGCTGGGCCCGCCACTGGGCGACCGTGCGGGCATGATAGCAAGGAGCGGGCTGGTCTTGCTTGAAGGTGGAGTCGTGTTCTTCGTCGAGGACGATCAGCCCCAAGTGGGGCAGCGGCGCAAAGACAGCAGAGCGCGTGCCGATGACGATTTGCGGCTCACCGCTGAGCATTTGTCGCCAAGTGTCGTAGCGTTCGCCGTCGGACAGGGCGCTGTGATAGACTCGCACGGCTTCGCCAAACCGCGCCCGAAAGCGATCCGTCAGTTGAGGCGTTAGCCCAATTTCGGGCACCAGCACTAGGGCAGACTGGCTGCGGGCCAGCACTGGGGCGATCGCCCTCGCATAGACTTCCGTCTTGCCCGACCCGGTGACACCATGCAGCAAGACGGGCTGAAACTGCTGGAGTGCCGTGATAGCCGCCAGTACCTTTGCTTGGTCTGGGGTCAGTTCTGCGGGGCCTGCGCCAACCCCCGCGACTGCCCCGCCCGCTTCCGCCCTCAGCACCTCTCGCGGCTGGATTTCCACCCACCCTTTTTGAGCCAGCCCCTTAACCACCGAGGAACTAACCTGGCAGCGTTGCAGCAGGTCTTGGAGCCACAGCTCGCCGCTGCTGCGCTTCAGCACCTCCACCACCTCTCGCTGGCGGGGGCTGAGGTCTGCGCCATCTGGATGCACCAGCGTTACTGCCTGCCGCAGTTTAGGACGCACGGGCGCAGGCGGCTCTAGATAGCTCTCCACCCAGCCCCGCGCCAGCAGTTCTTGCAGCCCAGCCCGCGCCCCCTTCACCTGCCGCTGCAAAAACTGCCAGGTATAGTCGCCCGATTTCTGAGCCTGGAGCTTGCTTAAAAGCTGCTGCGCTGCGGGATGAAAACAGTTAGGCGCCTCCGGCAGCGCGGCCCGATTCAAACGAATCCGACGCTGCGATCGCCCCAGCAGACCTGGCGGCAGCGCCGTCCGCACCACCTGAATCAGCGGCGTGCAGTAGTACTGCGCGACTCGTTGCAGCAGTTCCCAATACCCCGCTGGAAAAAAGCTGCGGCAGACGACCTCTTCTATCGGCCGAATTGCTGCTGCGTCTAAGCTGGCCGGAAGCTCAGTTACCAGGCGAATGGCGATCGCCCCCAGTTGCCGCCCGCCAAAGGGCACGCTCAAAATATCTCCAGGCGCAACCGCTATCCCTGGCGGCAGTCGATAGGTATAGAGTTCCTGCGCCCCCGGACAATCGACCAGCGCCTCGACCCAGCGGGCATCACCCTCCGCCGGTCGATAGGCAGCCCTTCCTTCCGCCACACTAGGGGCTGCCTGTCGCGGGTCGAGCGACTCTAGAGGATTTGCAAACGTTGGAAGCATGGAAACCGGAAATGCGGCGGGGTCTGACCAGGGGAATAGACGCTGTGTTCAAATGCTTTTCTCACTATAGAGCCTCTATTTGCCAGGTCTACCTAAAACCGAGAGGAGCCGCCTTCGCCCACTACAGCTGTCACTTTGGGGCAGATTCTATCGCTTGCGAGTCCACCCAGTCCATGAAAACCGAGTTTTTAAGTCTTGAAATTCCGCCTTTTTCTGGAAAAAATCTGGAAATTCTGGATAAAAACATGGCTTAGATCTGCCCAGATCGATCTAGATCGATCTGGGCAGATCTAGATCGATCTAGATCGGTTTTAGATCAATAAGCGCTTTGATCGATTTGATTTGTAACAAAATAATGAGTGCCAGACACCTCACTCGGAGTTGATGATCTGCGCTCAGATTTGTTGCTCAGAGGAGCGATGATCGACCCTAAATTTGCTCAAACGATCGCCCTGAAAGGCCTGGCGATCGCCGACAGTTAGAGATTCGATTGCCCAGCCGAAACCAAAAGCCTCCTTGAGTTAGCTTTTAGTGGACAAGTTGGAAGTGAAATGTTAAAAATGTCTTGCAAATTGACAGGAACTTAGGATATAAACCTGGACAAATCCCAAGTTTTAGATCAACATTATCGAAATGATCTCTCCTAATTTTTCGATTGAGGGATCTAAAGGTTAGAGAGCGGCTTCTCAGAACGGCCGCTCGTGAAGTCTTTTCTCTGATTCAGGGCAGGGTGAACCGCTAGATTTTTCGCGATCAATACCTCCGATGGGGGACTCGATCTAGAGGTCAATCTAACCAAAATAATCGCGCCGCTCAGCTCCCCCGCGTTGACCAGACCAGACCTGAAAGAAGACCTTGGAATGGTTAGAATACAGACTTTTCAGCACAATCACTCCTCGTGTGAAGCTAGATTCTGTTGAACTCCCCCAGGAAACACAACGCTCATTTGAGAACCCGCACCCCAAAAACCACCCAATCACTCAAGTCGTTAGGATGAATCCCTCTATGGCAGCGCTATTTGACCCAAATTCTAAGCAGACGATCGACAGTGTCGCGATGGGATTAACTCGCGTCATAGAACTGGAAACCTGTCGAGACATGGGTGGGTTCAGTCCGATCGAGATTCGAGTTCCGGCTCGCGAATCGCAGACGGGCGATCGCCGAGAAGACGATCAGCCCAGCAATTTTCTGATCAACGTCTCTCGTCCGGAAACGGCTGGACGCTTGGATGGAGAAATCCT contains:
- a CDS encoding ABC transporter ATP-binding protein; this encodes MPDFAAESAALPKLEVCQVSKSYRVQGKLLQVLDEINLEIFPREFVCLVGASGCGKSTLLNIVAGLVPPSSGEVRVDGQVVPGPGADRGMVFQSYTLYPWLTVAQNVAFGLRLQKMPKAQQQERVAYYLNTVGLTQFAGAYPKQLSGGMKQRVAIARALATEPEVLLMDEPFGALDAQTKEQMQQFLQDLWQQTHITVLMITHDVEEAIYLSQRVHVMSSRPGRLKQEVPIDLPEQRDLDLKLSPEFLSLKREILHSLRE
- a CDS encoding ABC transporter permease; the protein is MTALPDPPFAPAPKQYLQPSVFWGIRQDFPKRLALLLIGLALGVPLLLWAIASYGGWVRPIFLPTPTAVVQAGIGLLQDGLLRDVLASCGRVLGGFLLAALVGVPMGILMGTFDSMESLFAPLVGTVRYMPVVAFVPLIVIWVGLGEWSKVLIIFLGVVLYNAIMVADAVKFIPNEMIHVAYTLGAKRRDVLFRVIMPAVFPSVLDTLRVNISGAWNYLVIAELVAAQSGLGFRIVQSQRFLQTDKVLFCIAIIGGIGLLLDYTLRAISRRLTPWADQTR
- a CDS encoding DUF2997 domain-containing protein, which produces MVACRKKVTGIVGASCAEVTAAIEAQLGQVLSQEPTSEFFAQPNTVSPTQSQSAFSEW
- a CDS encoding DUF1257 domain-containing protein → MSHFSQIKTQIRDLTSLQQALTDLGVEWKAGPQPVRGYRGQTHEAEVVIEQDNGYDVGFSWNGQEYALVSDLQYWQQPLSVDGFLRRVTQRYAYHTVVKETTRQGFQVAEEQRQSDGSIRLVVQRWSA
- a CDS encoding ferredoxin — encoded protein: MKCSFIEKQVRPDWGDRPIALTEPRYMDEFSSSNPPWDSAEPTGLEPELGGDWRDSSERTGFEPELGGEVRQKGVYVDEVTCIGCKHCAHVARNTFFIEPDYGRSRVIRQDGDLEEVIQEAIDTCPVDCIHWVDYTELKKLEEERQYQVIPVAGFPVDRSLIAANMRRKRAAAKRRKAE
- the priA gene encoding primosomal protein N' translates to MLPTFANPLESLDPRQAAPSVAEGRAAYRPAEGDARWVEALVDCPGAQELYTYRLPPGIAVAPGDILSVPFGGRQLGAIAIRLVTELPASLDAAAIRPIEEVVCRSFFPAGYWELLQRVAQYYCTPLIQVVRTALPPGLLGRSQRRIRLNRAALPEAPNCFHPAAQQLLSKLQAQKSGDYTWQFLQRQVKGARAGLQELLARGWVESYLEPPAPVRPKLRQAVTLVHPDGADLSPRQREVVEVLKRSSGELWLQDLLQRCQVSSSVVKGLAQKGWVEIQPREVLRAEAGGAVAGVGAGPAELTPDQAKVLAAITALQQFQPVLLHGVTGSGKTEVYARAIAPVLARSQSALVLVPEIGLTPQLTDRFRARFGEAVRVYHSALSDGERYDTWRQMLSGEPQIVIGTRSAVFAPLPHLGLIVLDEEHDSTFKQDQPAPCYHARTVAQWRAQQVNCPLLLGSATPALDTWAARASIPSPTALLTLSLPQRIHARPMPPIEVVDMRRELQQGNRSIFSRSLQEALIELRSQRRQGILFIHRRGHSTFVSCRSCGHVMTCPHCDISLTYHQVQAEGYESLRCHYCGYGQTHPDRCPACESPYLKHFGSGSQRVVQELARELPDLRCLRFDSDTTRAKGSHRALLTRFAQGEADLLVGTQMLTKGIDLPQVTLVGVVAADGLLHLADYRASERAFQMLLQVAGRAGRGREPGRVIVQTYSPEHPVIQAVQGQQYEPFAEQELAHRQSLGYPPYRSLVLLRLSGLDNAAVKRTAETLAAQLARQIPQAELLGPAPAAIARVANRYRWQILLKADTFSDAEREMLKALRSHVPTSVSLTIDVDPLNLM